A single Anatilimnocola floriformis DNA region contains:
- a CDS encoding Uma2 family endonuclease, whose product MIVQRPKKSACFLLEDVSWQAYEKLLEAFEDRRFPHTYVDGTLEIMTLSHEHEAIKKLLARFVENISVVLQIRMSSGGSITLKRELKNRGLEPDECYYVANSAKVRGVKRITLEKHPPPDLVIEVDVTSKSLNRFEAYASLGIPEIWRYERGGLQLFGRTPEAEYETIERSLAFPMIARTDLQRFLKQHAKRDEFDIINDYIAWLNSIKD is encoded by the coding sequence ATGATCGTTCAGCGACCAAAGAAGTCTGCCTGCTTCCTCCTGGAGGATGTTTCCTGGCAGGCTTACGAAAAACTGCTGGAAGCGTTTGAAGACCGTCGTTTCCCTCACACTTATGTGGATGGCACGCTGGAAATCATGACGCTCTCTCACGAACACGAAGCCATCAAGAAATTGCTCGCACGGTTTGTCGAGAACATTTCGGTTGTCTTGCAGATTCGCATGTCATCCGGCGGCTCCATTACCTTGAAGCGCGAATTGAAAAATCGCGGACTGGAGCCGGACGAGTGTTACTATGTGGCAAACTCCGCGAAAGTTCGTGGAGTGAAACGGATCACACTTGAAAAGCATCCGCCGCCTGATTTGGTAATTGAGGTCGATGTGACGAGCAAGTCGCTCAACCGCTTCGAAGCTTATGCCAGTTTGGGAATTCCTGAAATCTGGCGTTACGAGCGTGGCGGATTGCAGCTGTTTGGTCGTACTCCCGAGGCCGAGTACGAAACCATCGAACGTAGTCTGGCATTCCCAATGATCGCGCGCACTGATCTTCAACGCTTTCTGAAGCAGCACGCCAAACGCGACGAGTTCGATATCATCAACGATTACATTGCTTGGCTGAATTCAATCAAAGATTAA
- the cmk gene encoding (d)CMP kinase, whose translation MIVAIDGPAGAGKSSVARRLAHRLGFQFLDTGAMYRAITYAALRRKLGPQDHDTIAEMAQRVSLIMHDDRVLLDGFDVTALIRTSEVATQVFLAADNRRVRERLVQLQREFANSNDTVTEGRDQGTIAFPNAECKIFLTASAEERAGRRHAELKQRGEAISYEDVLAQLNERDRRDSEREYGALRRAADAIDVCTDGLTQDQVITKLEGIVQKRQRELTLV comes from the coding sequence ATGATCGTCGCCATCGATGGCCCCGCGGGGGCCGGCAAAAGTAGCGTGGCCAGGCGGCTCGCCCACCGGTTGGGATTTCAATTCCTCGATACCGGCGCGATGTACCGCGCAATTACCTACGCTGCACTCCGTCGCAAACTGGGCCCGCAAGATCACGATACGATCGCCGAGATGGCGCAGCGGGTCTCGCTGATCATGCACGACGACCGTGTGCTGCTCGATGGCTTTGATGTGACCGCGCTAATCCGCACCAGCGAAGTTGCCACACAAGTTTTTCTTGCCGCCGATAACCGCCGAGTTCGCGAACGACTCGTGCAACTGCAACGCGAGTTTGCCAATAGCAACGACACCGTGACCGAAGGCCGTGATCAAGGAACGATCGCGTTCCCCAATGCCGAGTGCAAGATCTTCCTCACGGCCTCGGCCGAGGAACGGGCCGGGCGCAGGCATGCGGAGCTGAAACAGCGTGGCGAGGCTATCTCGTACGAAGATGTTCTCGCTCAACTCAACGAACGTGACCGACGCGACAGCGAGCGCGAGTACGGTGCGCTTCGCCGCGCCGCCGATGCCATCGATGTTTGCACCGATGGCCTCACCCAAGACCAAGTGATCACGAAGCTCGAAGGAATCGTGCAAAAACGCCAACGAGAACTTACGCTCGTTTAG
- a CDS encoding tetratricopeptide repeat protein: MCSASQPFHITFPETVRVRGRLLLVALTLCATIAFSAHGADLTAAQNLLLKGRYEEAREAFAEESEINPAAAIGLMRCHEEVGKRERAAEEIAAAVKRFPSDAKVRAEQSRLALDQGDLKLAELAVNSARDLDENSITARFVQAELARLNGKLDEAQQAWLKIIAVMNRLETIKDPYELRIIAQAAARYARYGKSTGLFARIINDVYATSLKRNERFWPAHFDSCLLFQEKYNEADAADQLQAALAIHPRAAELHAAQASLLVDKFDLPRARAAIKRSLEARDDLLLARQLEADTFIAEQSPAAAIALLEKAIELQPHSLETKGRLLACFGYLDGGIPAKSSPRMSELLKPLDEKPTCLGEVYYVAAEACDRMRHFALAEAFYSAALEKLPQHIYIRGGLGLSLMRLGDEPRAAKLLDEAFQLDPFNVRVKNTLEVLDVLQNYAVLETEHFVLKFDRGQSELVAKYAAEVLEDEIYPQITKELGFAPPQKTLIEFFSRAKNTKGHGWFSARMVGLPFIGTIGACAGKMVAMVSPDELGEKINWARVLRHEFVHVVNLQQTDFRIPHWLTEGLAVHLEDQPRPADWNKILLKRAEAGDLFELDNITFGFIRPSNHEDWTLAYCQSEIYVDYIRHRFGGESIAKLLAALANRKSIVDAIQETLGVNQKDFDAGYDKFLAAEVDKLRTPTAPHARPIEQLLKSAEDNRADARSAAILARAYLEKDNRPQARRWAKLALEKDKQQMQAAYVLARFARLVGDDDEALTLLRPAIEVEPADADALGLLAELLTAANDLAGAEKCYERGRKAFPADDRWLKGLARIYLSNKDDAKLAPILAQLAAKDGDNLPMRKKLAQLSLAAKDHAVAYRWATDAMFLNLRDATTHALRGSAALGLEKYELAERELRLAVSLDGSQPTWRADQIRALVKLKKTAEAEIALGDLNKAAPDFADLEELKKLIKTK; this comes from the coding sequence ATGTGTTCCGCAAGCCAACCCTTCCATATTACGTTCCCCGAGACCGTGCGAGTAAGGGGGCGGCTGCTGCTTGTCGCTCTTACATTATGTGCGACGATCGCGTTTTCGGCGCATGGAGCCGATCTAACCGCGGCGCAAAATCTACTCCTCAAAGGGCGCTACGAAGAAGCCCGCGAAGCCTTTGCGGAAGAAAGTGAGATTAATCCCGCGGCTGCGATTGGTTTGATGCGTTGCCACGAGGAAGTCGGCAAACGCGAACGAGCCGCCGAAGAAATCGCGGCTGCCGTGAAACGGTTTCCCAGCGATGCCAAAGTGCGGGCTGAACAGTCACGGCTGGCGCTCGATCAGGGGGATTTGAAACTCGCAGAACTAGCGGTCAATAGTGCCCGCGACTTAGATGAGAACTCGATTACGGCCCGCTTTGTTCAAGCCGAGCTCGCGCGACTCAACGGCAAGCTCGACGAAGCCCAGCAAGCCTGGCTGAAAATCATCGCCGTGATGAACCGGCTGGAGACCATCAAGGATCCGTATGAACTGCGGATCATCGCCCAAGCGGCGGCCCGCTACGCTCGCTATGGCAAAAGCACCGGACTATTCGCGCGGATCATCAATGATGTCTACGCGACGTCGCTGAAACGAAACGAACGCTTCTGGCCGGCACACTTCGATAGTTGTCTCCTCTTCCAAGAGAAGTACAACGAAGCCGATGCTGCTGATCAGCTGCAGGCGGCTTTGGCGATTCATCCGCGGGCTGCTGAGTTGCATGCCGCGCAGGCGAGTCTTTTGGTCGACAAGTTCGATCTCCCGCGCGCTCGAGCCGCAATTAAACGATCGCTCGAAGCACGCGACGATCTGCTCCTCGCTCGCCAACTAGAAGCCGATACGTTCATCGCCGAACAATCACCGGCCGCGGCGATTGCGCTCTTGGAGAAAGCGATTGAGTTACAGCCCCACTCGCTAGAAACGAAAGGCCGGCTGCTGGCCTGTTTCGGGTATCTCGACGGCGGCATACCAGCGAAGTCGTCACCTCGAATGAGCGAACTGCTCAAGCCGCTTGATGAAAAACCAACCTGCCTCGGTGAAGTCTATTACGTCGCTGCCGAAGCCTGTGATCGAATGCGGCACTTCGCGCTCGCCGAAGCGTTCTACTCGGCGGCACTCGAAAAACTGCCGCAGCACATTTACATCCGCGGCGGCCTCGGTTTGTCGCTGATGCGACTCGGCGATGAACCGCGGGCGGCCAAATTGCTCGACGAAGCGTTCCAGCTCGATCCATTCAACGTGCGGGTGAAGAACACGCTGGAAGTGCTCGATGTGCTGCAAAACTACGCGGTACTCGAAACCGAGCACTTCGTTTTGAAATTCGATCGCGGCCAGAGTGAATTGGTGGCGAAATACGCGGCCGAGGTGCTCGAGGATGAAATCTATCCGCAGATCACCAAAGAGCTCGGTTTCGCCCCCCCGCAGAAAACGCTGATTGAATTCTTCAGCCGAGCGAAGAATACCAAAGGGCACGGCTGGTTCAGTGCGCGCATGGTCGGCCTGCCGTTTATCGGCACGATCGGGGCGTGCGCGGGAAAAATGGTCGCGATGGTCTCGCCCGACGAGCTGGGCGAAAAGATCAACTGGGCTCGCGTGCTGCGTCACGAGTTCGTGCACGTCGTGAATCTGCAGCAAACCGATTTTCGCATTCCGCACTGGCTGACCGAGGGCTTGGCCGTTCATCTCGAGGATCAGCCACGACCTGCCGATTGGAACAAGATACTGCTCAAACGCGCCGAGGCGGGCGATCTGTTCGAACTCGACAACATCACCTTCGGTTTCATCCGACCCTCGAATCATGAGGATTGGACGCTTGCTTACTGCCAGTCGGAAATCTACGTCGATTACATCCGCCACCGCTTCGGCGGCGAATCGATCGCCAAGCTCCTCGCAGCACTCGCGAATCGCAAAAGCATCGTTGACGCCATTCAGGAAACGCTGGGCGTGAATCAAAAGGATTTTGATGCCGGCTACGACAAGTTCCTCGCTGCCGAAGTCGACAAATTGCGAACCCCAACCGCGCCGCATGCCAGGCCTATCGAACAACTGCTGAAATCCGCCGAAGACAATCGAGCCGATGCCCGCTCCGCGGCGATTCTCGCGCGAGCGTATCTCGAGAAAGACAATCGCCCCCAAGCCCGTCGCTGGGCCAAACTCGCTCTTGAAAAAGACAAGCAGCAAATGCAGGCCGCGTATGTCCTCGCCCGCTTTGCTCGCTTGGTGGGCGATGATGACGAAGCGCTGACGTTGCTGCGGCCGGCGATCGAAGTCGAACCGGCCGATGCCGATGCGCTCGGTTTGCTCGCCGAGTTGTTGACCGCGGCGAATGATCTGGCTGGTGCAGAAAAGTGCTACGAGCGCGGCCGCAAAGCATTTCCCGCCGACGACCGTTGGCTGAAAGGTCTTGCGCGGATTTACTTGAGCAACAAAGACGACGCCAAGCTCGCGCCGATCCTCGCCCAACTCGCGGCCAAGGATGGCGACAATTTGCCGATGCGGAAAAAGCTCGCGCAGCTGTCTCTCGCGGCCAAGGATCACGCAGTAGCATATCGCTGGGCCACGGACGCGATGTTTCTCAACCTGCGCGACGCCACCACCCACGCGCTGCGTGGTTCTGCGGCGCTTGGTCTCGAAAAGTACGAGTTGGCCGAGCGCGAACTACGGCTGGCTGTTTCGCTCGATGGTTCGCAACCCACTTGGCGGGCAGATCAGATCCGTGCACTGGTTAAATTGAAGAAAACGGCCGAGGCAGAAATTGCGCTTGGCGACCTCAACAAAGCAGCGCCGGACTTCGCCGATCTCGAAGAACTCAAAAAGCTGATTAAAACGAAGTAG
- a CDS encoding DUF1559 domain-containing protein has protein sequence MHNSRRAFTLVELLVVIAIIGVLVALLLPAVQAAREAARRTQCKNNFKQLALAIHTYHDSILYLPPGYISTNPGVAGSSSWCRTGGLQGAPWTVLILPYIEQGNQHSQFNFNSTFQDDSNDMNVANRAVVQPMKFFACPSDIRLIKNKNWNSYFGVQGGGAAPDCGNTDCSAANERGMYVTGLLYAGSKLAFKNATDGTANVFLIGENRYGSTVWAASAKQDGCAFVRNMAGAQDAINVFKTTGVHETRGFSSYHPGTCGFVMLDGSVHTVTENIDLNTYRQLAQRDDALPTGGFQ, from the coding sequence ATGCATAACTCCCGCCGTGCGTTTACGCTCGTTGAGCTGCTCGTAGTCATCGCCATCATCGGCGTACTCGTGGCGCTTCTTTTGCCCGCCGTGCAGGCCGCTCGCGAAGCTGCCCGGCGGACGCAGTGCAAGAACAACTTCAAGCAGCTCGCGCTCGCGATTCATACTTATCACGATTCGATTCTCTACCTGCCGCCGGGTTATATCTCGACCAATCCGGGCGTGGCAGGTTCGTCGTCGTGGTGCCGGACCGGCGGTTTGCAGGGCGCGCCTTGGACGGTTTTGATCCTGCCTTACATCGAGCAGGGGAACCAGCACTCGCAGTTCAATTTCAACTCGACGTTTCAGGACGATAGCAATGACATGAATGTTGCCAATCGCGCTGTGGTCCAGCCGATGAAGTTCTTTGCTTGCCCGTCGGACATTCGCCTGATCAAAAACAAAAACTGGAACAGCTACTTCGGCGTGCAAGGCGGCGGGGCGGCTCCCGATTGCGGCAACACCGATTGCAGTGCGGCCAATGAGCGCGGCATGTATGTGACGGGTTTGCTCTACGCCGGTTCCAAACTGGCTTTCAAGAATGCGACTGATGGCACGGCCAACGTCTTTTTGATCGGCGAAAATCGCTACGGCAGCACCGTGTGGGCGGCCAGCGCGAAACAAGACGGCTGCGCGTTTGTCCGCAACATGGCCGGTGCTCAAGATGCGATCAACGTCTTCAAGACGACAGGCGTGCACGAAACACGCGGGTTCAGCAGTTACCATCCTGGCACCTGCGGATTCGTGATGCTCGATGGTTCCGTCCACACGGTGACGGAGAACATCGATCTGAATACTTACCGCCAACTCGCCCAGCGCGACGATGCTCTGCCAACCGGAGGCTTTCAGTAG
- a CDS encoding MazG nucleotide pyrophosphohydrolase domain-containing protein, with protein MTQPTNISLADLQALIKEMYFEKDQARGLEGTFLWFAEEVGELATSLRNGSHEERLGEFADVLAWLTTMANVAGIDLTEAVAKKYGSGCPGCRKFVCTCPSSEKP; from the coding sequence ATGACCCAGCCAACCAATATTTCGCTCGCCGATCTGCAGGCCCTCATCAAAGAGATGTACTTCGAAAAGGACCAGGCCCGCGGTCTGGAAGGGACTTTTCTCTGGTTTGCTGAAGAGGTGGGCGAGCTCGCTACCTCACTCCGCAACGGTTCGCATGAAGAACGGCTCGGTGAATTCGCCGACGTCCTTGCCTGGCTCACCACCATGGCCAACGTCGCCGGCATCGACCTGACCGAAGCTGTAGCCAAAAAGTATGGTAGCGGCTGTCCCGGCTGCCGGAAGTTCGTCTGCACCTGCCCAAGCAGTGAAAAACCGTAG
- a CDS encoding Rieske (2Fe-2S) protein, with protein sequence MTEPNAQDTQPFTTVAKVGEIPEGQGNAYAVGGRMVAVFCEDGKYFAIDDFCPHMGASLAGGYVEKGAVSCPWHAWRFCIHDGKWLDNPRIKIDAFETRVEGDEVQVRVLPKAPPPGAVTPS encoded by the coding sequence ATGACCGAGCCAAACGCCCAAGATACACAGCCGTTCACGACCGTCGCCAAAGTGGGCGAGATTCCCGAGGGGCAAGGAAACGCGTACGCCGTCGGCGGCCGGATGGTCGCGGTCTTTTGCGAGGACGGCAAGTATTTCGCCATCGACGATTTTTGCCCGCACATGGGGGCGTCGCTCGCTGGTGGCTATGTCGAGAAAGGGGCGGTTAGTTGCCCCTGGCATGCCTGGCGATTCTGCATTCACGACGGCAAATGGCTGGATAACCCGCGGATCAAGATCGATGCCTTCGAGACCCGTGTCGAGGGTGACGAAGTGCAGGTGCGCGTGCTGCCGAAGGCTCCGCCACCGGGTGCGGTTACGCCATCGTAG
- a CDS encoding sugar phosphate isomerase/epimerase family protein, with amino-acid sequence MPNTYPKLHNAMWPGLVGKEPGTDHPPISLDRMLELTAAANVNGQKFEGIDLFLFHPHTDPDASDDAIRAMADKIASYGLNVGSVVAPVWPGTVGGSAMGSAEDRKNFVLAVQKACRITKILNEHGVRKYGVIRIDSADSPSHWSADPVGNTKKIAQTFREAAQVAKDHGERLAAEGEICWAGMHSWKAMLDLLNEVNMPGTVGFQADQAHTYLYLLGYNAEEAALLKPGYDQAQFDAAFHKMTEALRPWTIDFHVAQNDGSVHGTGSHDKTGRHCAADDPNGKLDIVKTAGGWLKDAASRGIRHICWDGCMFPNAVLENPQTWNTILATMIKVRDAHGWN; translated from the coding sequence ATGCCGAACACCTATCCCAAACTTCACAACGCCATGTGGCCCGGTCTCGTCGGCAAAGAGCCCGGCACCGATCATCCGCCGATCAGCCTCGATCGGATGCTCGAGTTGACTGCTGCGGCGAATGTGAACGGCCAGAAGTTTGAAGGGATCGATCTATTTCTGTTTCATCCGCACACCGATCCCGATGCCAGTGACGACGCGATCCGCGCGATGGCCGATAAGATTGCCAGCTATGGCTTGAATGTTGGTTCGGTCGTCGCGCCGGTTTGGCCAGGGACGGTGGGCGGTTCGGCCATGGGAAGCGCCGAAGATCGCAAGAACTTCGTCCTCGCGGTGCAGAAGGCTTGCCGGATTACGAAGATTCTCAACGAACATGGCGTGCGGAAGTATGGCGTGATCCGAATCGATTCGGCTGATTCGCCCAGCCACTGGTCGGCCGATCCGGTCGGCAATACGAAGAAGATCGCGCAAACGTTTCGCGAAGCGGCGCAAGTGGCGAAGGACCACGGCGAACGTCTCGCTGCCGAAGGCGAAATTTGCTGGGCCGGCATGCATTCGTGGAAGGCAATGCTCGACCTGCTGAACGAAGTGAACATGCCCGGCACTGTCGGCTTCCAAGCCGATCAGGCCCATACTTATCTGTATCTGCTCGGTTACAACGCCGAAGAAGCCGCGCTACTGAAGCCCGGTTACGATCAGGCGCAGTTCGACGCAGCTTTTCACAAGATGACCGAAGCCCTGCGGCCGTGGACGATTGATTTCCACGTTGCTCAGAACGACGGCAGCGTGCATGGCACGGGTTCGCACGACAAGACGGGCCGTCACTGTGCCGCCGATGATCCGAACGGCAAGCTTGACATCGTCAAGACGGCCGGCGGTTGGTTGAAAGATGCTGCCAGCCGCGGCATTCGGCACATCTGCTGGGACGGCTGCATGTTCCCCAATGCGGTGCTCGAAAATCCGCAAACGTGGAATACGATTCTGGCGACGATGATCAAGGTGCGCGACGCGCACGGTTGGAACTAG
- a CDS encoding DedA family protein — translation MPDWLQWFLHLDDKLTTLTADYGLWTYAILFAIVFAETGLVVTPFLPGDSLLFAAGAIAANPDSGLNVWLICVLLFAAAVLGDMVNFHIGRYLGPRVLSGKFSRWLNPKHLEKTQKFFETYGAKTIVIARFVPIVRTFAPFVAGVGQMNYSKFLFYNVVGGAFWVLSMTFAGYFFGGLPIIKEHFELVVLGIVFVSILPAVIEYLRHWYVNRRLALGARGGNN, via the coding sequence GTGCCCGACTGGCTGCAGTGGTTTCTCCATCTCGATGACAAACTCACCACGCTCACGGCCGACTATGGTCTGTGGACGTATGCGATTTTGTTCGCGATTGTGTTCGCCGAAACGGGGCTCGTCGTCACGCCGTTTCTGCCGGGTGACTCGTTGCTGTTTGCTGCCGGGGCGATTGCCGCGAATCCTGATTCGGGCCTGAATGTCTGGCTGATCTGCGTGCTGCTATTCGCTGCGGCAGTGCTCGGCGACATGGTCAATTTCCACATTGGCCGTTACCTGGGGCCGCGCGTCCTTAGCGGTAAGTTTTCGCGTTGGCTCAATCCCAAGCATCTAGAGAAGACGCAAAAGTTCTTTGAGACCTACGGCGCGAAGACGATTGTCATCGCCCGTTTCGTACCGATCGTTCGGACATTTGCGCCGTTCGTGGCCGGCGTCGGGCAGATGAACTACAGCAAGTTCCTGTTCTACAACGTCGTCGGCGGCGCGTTCTGGGTTTTAAGCATGACCTTTGCCGGCTATTTTTTCGGCGGCTTGCCGATCATCAAAGAGCACTTCGAACTGGTTGTCCTCGGCATCGTGTTTGTCTCGATCCTGCCTGCCGTCATCGAATATCTGCGGCATTGGTATGTGAATCGGCGTCTCGCACTGGGCGCTCGCGGCGGCAATAATTAA
- a CDS encoding exo-alpha-sialidase, which yields MTALSDVPATNPWLRSLFAWDRAASSFKIPEVAGASFLQIHSYHETAPTPLRGDPFPDNDLSGFGCCSFREADAHVGGDGQLRVLVSGDGKKWESAALIGEKGIDLRDPKLSITPDNRLMMVAGGSVYEGKKLLGRQPRVTFSKDGKEWTPPVRTLTEGEWLWRVTWHDGKAYGISYDASERTSAAAQEAAKTGKAEPGPADWKLKLVASSDGVKYELVTHLDVPGHPNETTLRFLPDGEMVALVRREGGTQNGWIGRSSAPYTSWKWTETKHRVGGPNFIQLPDGSLWAAGRTYPGGTKTAVARMTADGEYEPVLTLKSGGDTSYPGLVWHDNQLWMSFYSSHEGKSAIYLARINVPLAKE from the coding sequence GTGACTGCCCTTTCAGATGTTCCGGCAACAAATCCATGGCTGCGTTCTCTTTTTGCTTGGGACCGCGCGGCGTCTTCCTTTAAAATCCCCGAAGTAGCGGGCGCGAGCTTCCTCCAGATTCATTCATACCATGAAACAGCACCGACTCCTCTTCGCGGCGATCCTTTTCCTGACAACGACCTCTCTGGTTTCGGCTGCTGCAGCTTTCGCGAAGCCGATGCTCACGTCGGTGGCGACGGTCAGTTGCGTGTGCTGGTTTCCGGCGATGGCAAGAAGTGGGAATCGGCGGCGCTGATCGGCGAAAAGGGTATCGACCTGCGCGATCCCAAGCTTTCAATCACGCCCGACAACCGCTTGATGATGGTCGCCGGCGGCTCGGTGTATGAGGGAAAGAAATTGCTCGGCCGGCAGCCGCGGGTAACTTTTTCAAAAGACGGAAAAGAATGGACGCCGCCGGTTCGCACACTGACCGAAGGAGAATGGCTGTGGCGAGTAACCTGGCACGACGGCAAGGCGTATGGGATTTCGTACGACGCATCGGAGCGGACATCGGCGGCTGCGCAAGAGGCAGCGAAGACTGGCAAGGCCGAACCGGGGCCCGCCGATTGGAAGTTGAAACTCGTCGCCAGCAGCGATGGTGTGAAGTACGAACTGGTCACGCATCTCGACGTGCCTGGCCATCCCAACGAAACGACGCTCCGCTTTTTGCCCGACGGCGAAATGGTGGCGCTGGTCCGTCGCGAAGGTGGCACGCAAAACGGCTGGATCGGTCGCAGTTCAGCGCCTTACACCAGTTGGAAGTGGACCGAAACCAAGCATCGCGTCGGCGGGCCGAACTTCATTCAGCTCCCCGATGGTTCGCTGTGGGCGGCTGGACGGACTTATCCCGGCGGCACGAAGACGGCCGTCGCGCGGATGACTGCCGACGGCGAGTACGAGCCGGTGCTCACGCTCAAGAGTGGCGGCGACACGAGCTACCCCGGCTTGGTTTGGCACGACAACCAGTTGTGGATGAGCTTCTATTCATCACACGAAGGGAAGTCGGCAATCTATCTAGCGCGGATCAACGTGCCGCTCGCCAAGGAGTAA
- a CDS encoding lysophospholipid acyltransferase family protein: MERPWSQQIGYDAFRVFARLAGTVCFRLRWQGSENFPKAGGGLICSNHQSFFDPVLVGLTCNRRMNYLARDTLFHNPILAPLIRYLDAIPIDREGGGLAGLKETLRRLKAGEQVLIFPEGTRTPDGEVLPLKPGFCSVARRSKAPLVPVGLDGAFQAWPRTAKLPRLGRMAVVIGEPISAELIANMSDEQIVTELASRIQQCHQQARALRE; encoded by the coding sequence ATGGAACGTCCCTGGTCTCAGCAAATTGGATACGACGCCTTCCGCGTCTTCGCACGATTGGCCGGAACGGTATGCTTTCGCCTGCGCTGGCAGGGCTCGGAAAACTTCCCGAAGGCCGGCGGCGGGTTGATTTGCTCCAACCATCAAAGCTTCTTTGATCCCGTGCTGGTCGGCCTGACCTGCAATCGCCGGATGAACTATCTGGCCCGCGATACGTTGTTCCACAATCCGATTCTCGCGCCGCTGATTCGTTACCTCGATGCCATTCCCATCGATCGCGAGGGTGGCGGCCTGGCCGGCTTGAAGGAAACGCTCCGCCGTCTCAAAGCGGGCGAGCAAGTGCTGATCTTTCCCGAGGGAACTCGCACTCCCGACGGCGAAGTACTGCCGCTGAAACCCGGATTTTGTTCCGTCGCTCGCCGCAGCAAAGCGCCACTCGTGCCGGTCGGCCTCGACGGCGCCTTCCAAGCCTGGCCGCGCACTGCGAAGTTGCCTCGCCTCGGCCGGATGGCCGTGGTCATTGGCGAGCCGATTTCCGCAGAACTGATTGCGAACATGAGCGATGAGCAAATCGTCACGGAACTAGCATCGCGAATCCAGCAATGCCACCAACAGGCCCGCGCGCTGCGCGAGTGA